One genomic window of Scylla paramamosain isolate STU-SP2022 chromosome 20, ASM3559412v1, whole genome shotgun sequence includes the following:
- the LOC135110557 gene encoding AP-4 complex subunit sigma-1-like, with product MMHYLLISKDGNVQFSHYFTHSSPSSHSTTEARVIAKCMSADRDACHFLEDGPHTLVFRWFGPCMFVVAADQSENELMIYEFLSLYVNALHKYFGKFSEKHILLNIEWLHMVLEEMVVAGELLEPSIRNALSPIQMLDTISSR from the exons ATGATGCACTACCTCCTCATATCTAAGGATGGTAATGTGCAGTTTTCCCACTACTTCACCCACAGCAGCCCCTCCAGCCACTCCACTACAGAGGCCCGGGTCATTGCAAAGTGCATGAGTGCTGACAGGGATGCT TGTCACTTCCTGGAAGATGGACCACACACCCTTGTCTTCCGCTGGTTTGGGCCGTGCATGTTTGTTGTTGCAGCCGACCAATCAGAGAATGAACTGATGATCTATGAGTTCCTGAGCTTGTATGTCAATGCTCTTCATAAGTACTTTGGCAAGTTTTCTGAGAAGCACATCCTCCTCAACATTGAGTGGCTGCACATGGTcctggaggagatggtggtggcaggggaGCTGCTTGAACCCTCTATTAGAAATGCTCTGAGTCCCATACAGATGTTAGATACCATTTCCTCCAGATAA
- the LOC135110556 gene encoding protein cornichon homolog 4-like, producing the protein MDEGTLEEASPQPDTSISLDTAVFVFSLFDTGALLFLLVYYVITLSDLECDYLNAQQCCYRLNLWVIPKLAAHLLLSLVFLLTGHFYLFLASLPLAAFLIREYVKVPAGNFGVYDPTEIHHMGQLKAHMRDSVIGMGYYLVFFFIYLYCLLTHLLRSNPVPKPDYADDIGL; encoded by the exons ATGGATGAGGGTACGTTGGAAGAGGCCTCGCCTCAACCAGACACCTCTATATCTCTGGACACCGCAGTCTTTGTCTTCTCCCTGTTTGACACGGGAGCGTTGCTGTTCCTACTAGTCTACTAT GTGATCACTCTCTCAGACCTGGAGTGTGACTACCTCAATGCTCAGCAGTGCTGCTACAGACTCAATTTG TGGGTGATCCCCAAGCTGGCAGCCCACCTGCTGCTCTCCTTGGTATTCTTGCTGACAGGACACTTCTACCTGTTCCTGGCCTCTTTGCCCCTCGCTGCATTCCTTATCCGCGA GTATGTCAAGGTGCCAGCTGGGAACTTTGGTGTATATGACCCAACAGAGATCCACCACATGGGCCAGCTCAAGGCACACATGAGGGACTCAGTCATTGGTATGGGCTACtacttggtcttcttcttcatttatctatACTG CCTGCTGACCCACCTCTTGCGCTCCAACCCAGTCCCCAAGCCAGACTATGCAGATGACATTGGGTTGTAA